The following proteins come from a genomic window of Flavobacterium eburneipallidum:
- the rpmG gene encoding 50S ribosomal protein L33 encodes MAKKGNRIQVILECTEHKASGVAGTSRYITTKNKKNTPDRLEIKKFNPILKKVTVHKEIK; translated from the coding sequence ATGGCAAAGAAAGGTAATAGAATCCAAGTAATTTTAGAATGTACTGAACACAAAGCATCAGGTGTTGCAGGAACTTCAAGATACATAACAACAAAGAACAAAAAAAATACTCCAGATAGATTAGAGATTAAAAAATTTAATCCAATCTTGAAGAAAGTAACTGTTCACAAAGAAATTAAGTAA
- a CDS encoding DUF4295 domain-containing protein: MAKKTVASLQTASKRLSKAIKMVKSPKTGAYTFVESIMAPEEVDEFLKKK, encoded by the coding sequence ATGGCAAAGAAAACCGTAGCATCGTTACAAACAGCTTCAAAGAGATTATCAAAAGCTATCAAAATGGTGAAGTCTCCAAAAACTGGTGCATATACATTCGTAGAATCTATTATGGCTCCTGAAGAAGTTGATGAATTCTTGAAAAAGAAATAA
- the ftsY gene encoding signal recognition particle-docking protein FtsY, whose protein sequence is MSFFKKLFSSEKKESLDKGLEKSKASFFSKLTKAVAGKSKVDDEVLDNLEEILVSSDVGVNTTLKIITRIEKRVAEDKFLGTSELNQILREEIAGLLSEIDSGEATEFVIPINTKPYVLMVVGVNGVGKTTTIGKLAYQFKKSGHKVVLGAADTFRAAAIDQLQVWADRVGVPIVRQNMGSDPASVAFDTLQSAVAQDADIVIIDTAGRLHNKINLMNELTKVKRVMQKVVADAPHDVMLVIDGSTGQNAFEQAKQFTVATEVTSLAVTKLDGTAKGGVVIGISDQFQIPVKYIGVGEGIEDLQVFNKYEFVDSFFK, encoded by the coding sequence ATGAGTTTTTTTAAAAAATTATTTTCTTCAGAAAAAAAAGAGTCTTTAGATAAAGGACTCGAAAAATCAAAAGCTTCTTTCTTTTCAAAGTTAACCAAAGCAGTTGCTGGAAAATCAAAAGTAGATGATGAAGTATTAGACAATTTGGAAGAAATTTTGGTTTCTTCGGATGTTGGAGTAAATACGACTCTAAAAATCATTACTCGAATTGAAAAACGAGTAGCCGAAGATAAATTCCTTGGAACTAGTGAATTGAATCAAATTCTTCGTGAAGAGATTGCAGGCCTACTGTCGGAAATTGATTCGGGTGAGGCAACAGAATTTGTAATTCCAATTAATACTAAACCTTATGTTTTGATGGTTGTTGGTGTCAATGGAGTAGGAAAAACTACGACTATCGGAAAATTAGCATATCAATTCAAAAAATCGGGTCACAAAGTAGTTTTGGGTGCAGCCGATACTTTTCGTGCAGCAGCAATTGATCAGTTGCAAGTTTGGGCTGATAGAGTAGGAGTTCCTATTGTAAGGCAAAATATGGGAAGTGATCCAGCTTCTGTAGCTTTTGATACATTGCAATCAGCTGTGGCGCAAGATGCTGATATTGTAATTATTGATACCGCAGGTCGTTTGCACAACAAAATTAATTTAATGAACGAGTTGACCAAAGTAAAACGTGTGATGCAGAAAGTCGTTGCTGATGCGCCTCACGATGTAATGTTGGTTATTGATGGTTCTACTGGGCAAAACGCTTTCGAACAAGCCAAACAGTTTACTGTTGCTACTGAAGTGACTTCTCTTGCGGTTACCAAGTTGGATGGCACTGCCAAAGGTGGTGTTGTTATTGGCATTTCTGATCAATTTCAGATTCCTGTAAAGTACATTGGAGTTGGTGAAGGAATTGAGGATTTACAGGTTTTTAATAAGTACGAGTTTGTAGATAGTTTCTTTAAATAA
- a CDS encoding serine hydrolase domain-containing protein has translation MSKIYLLFTVLLFASCSSDSPNPTTPIETTYFPPLTSDVWETKSVADLGWKQSAVQPLLDFLELKNSKGFIILVNGKIVMENYFNGHTATTPWYWASAGKTLTATLTGIAQQEGLININNKVSDYIGTGWTNMPLAKENLITNKHLLSMTSGIEEIANGDDVTPAKLTYKADAGTRWAYHNVYVKLQDVIASASGDTWSKYFNTKLRDKIGMTGTWLQVDNNSVYYSNTRSMARFGLLIQNKGKWENTTILNETFYNEATTTSQNINLSYGYLWWINGESSYHLPQSQLQFKGSLIPTAPNDMFMALGKNDQKIYVIPSKKMVVIRMGDVANPANPTFALSGFDEELWSKISALYQ, from the coding sequence ATGTCAAAAATATACCTACTATTTACTGTGTTGCTATTTGCAAGCTGTAGTTCTGACAGTCCAAACCCGACAACTCCAATCGAAACTACTTATTTCCCACCATTGACAAGCGATGTTTGGGAAACAAAATCTGTAGCTGATTTAGGTTGGAAACAAAGTGCTGTCCAACCTCTTTTAGATTTTTTAGAACTCAAAAACTCTAAAGGTTTTATTATTTTGGTTAATGGAAAAATTGTCATGGAAAATTATTTCAACGGACATACCGCTACAACACCATGGTATTGGGCAAGTGCAGGAAAAACACTGACTGCCACACTTACTGGAATTGCTCAACAAGAAGGGCTGATTAATATCAATAACAAAGTTTCGGATTATATCGGAACAGGCTGGACAAATATGCCATTAGCCAAAGAAAACCTAATTACCAACAAACATTTGCTCTCAATGACTTCTGGTATCGAAGAAATTGCCAATGGAGACGATGTTACTCCAGCAAAACTTACCTACAAAGCCGATGCGGGAACTCGATGGGCATATCACAATGTTTATGTAAAGTTACAAGATGTTATTGCTTCGGCTTCAGGAGATACTTGGTCAAAATATTTCAACACCAAATTGAGAGATAAGATAGGAATGACAGGGACTTGGCTTCAAGTTGATAATAACAGCGTATATTATAGCAATACAAGAAGTATGGCTCGCTTTGGATTACTCATACAAAACAAAGGAAAATGGGAAAACACAACAATCTTGAACGAAACTTTTTATAACGAAGCTACTACCACCTCACAAAACATCAATTTAAGTTATGGCTATTTGTGGTGGATTAACGGGGAATCTAGCTATCACTTACCACAATCTCAACTACAATTCAAAGGCAGTTTAATTCCTACAGCCCCCAATGATATGTTTATGGCTTTAGGTAAAAATGATCAAAAAATCTATGTGATTCCAAGCAAAAAAATGGTGGTAATAAGAATGGGAGATGTTGCCAATCCTGCTAATCCGACCTTTGCTTTATCTGGTTTTGACGAAGAATTATGGTCAAAAATAAGTGCTTTGTACCAATAA
- a CDS encoding lipocalin family protein, with protein sequence MKNTLSILFLSFLLVSCQQTIKPEDISKINGYWEIQKVVFDDGEDKDYAINESYDYFEIGANRVGFRKKVKPQLDGTFLVNNTYENARVRFKDGKVFIEYATPYARWTEELVAISDKELVFRNAEKKEYHYKKAESINILGDGKKTE encoded by the coding sequence ATGAAAAATACTTTAAGCATTTTATTCTTATCGTTCTTGTTGGTTTCTTGCCAGCAGACAATAAAACCAGAGGATATATCCAAAATTAACGGGTATTGGGAAATTCAAAAAGTAGTTTTTGATGATGGTGAAGATAAAGATTATGCTATCAATGAAAGTTATGATTATTTCGAAATTGGTGCTAATAGAGTAGGTTTCCGAAAGAAAGTAAAGCCACAATTGGACGGTACTTTTTTAGTTAATAATACGTATGAAAATGCAAGAGTACGATTTAAGGATGGAAAAGTTTTTATAGAATATGCTACTCCTTATGCTAGATGGACAGAAGAGTTGGTTGCTATTTCAGACAAGGAATTAGTCTTCAGAAATGCAGAAAAAAAAGAATATCATTATAAAAAAGCAGAATCAATTAATATTCTTGGAGATGGCAAAAAGACTGAATGA
- a CDS encoding DUF721 domain-containing protein gives MAKRLNDQSTVGDILQQIIQVNKLQGGMDQIDVREAWKNLMGNGVNHYTKNVVLKGTTLYVELSSAVLREELSHGKSKIVALINEELRRDVVKDVVFR, from the coding sequence ATGGCAAAAAGACTGAATGATCAAAGTACGGTTGGGGATATTTTGCAACAAATTATCCAAGTGAATAAGTTGCAAGGCGGAATGGATCAAATTGATGTTAGGGAAGCCTGGAAAAACTTAATGGGTAACGGTGTCAATCATTACACAAAAAACGTAGTTTTGAAAGGAACAACTTTGTATGTAGAACTTTCATCAGCCGTTTTGCGGGAAGAATTAAGTCACGGAAAATCTAAAATTGTGGCACTGATTAACGAAGAATTGCGTCGTGATGTAGTGAAGGATGTTGTTTTTAGATAG
- a CDS encoding nucleoside-diphosphate kinase — MATNRTFTMIKPDAVANGHIGNILAMITNGGFKIVSLKLTQLTVADAQAFYAVHAARPFYGELVEFMSRGPIVAAILEKENAVEDFRTLIGATNPAEAAEGTIRKAYATSLGENAVHGSDSDENAAIESAFHFSGREQF; from the coding sequence ATGGCTACAAATAGAACTTTTACAATGATTAAACCTGATGCGGTTGCTAACGGACACATCGGAAATATATTAGCAATGATCACAAACGGTGGTTTCAAAATCGTATCCTTGAAATTAACTCAATTAACTGTTGCTGATGCGCAAGCCTTTTATGCGGTTCATGCCGCAAGACCTTTCTACGGAGAATTAGTAGAATTTATGTCAAGAGGTCCAATCGTTGCTGCTATTTTAGAAAAAGAAAATGCTGTTGAAGATTTCAGAACTTTGATTGGAGCTACAAATCCTGCCGAAGCTGCTGAAGGAACTATTCGTAAAGCATACGCAACTTCATTAGGAGAAAATGCAGTTCACGGTTCTGATAGCGATGAAAACGCAGCTATCGAAAGTGCTTTTCACTTTTCAGGAAGAGAGCAGTTCTAG
- the bshC gene encoding bacillithiol biosynthesis cysteine-adding enzyme BshC, giving the protein MPTDCISYQNSGYFSSLMNDYLDQKESIQSLYHRFPNLENFEAQIKEKKTNYANENRAVLVSVLEVQYSKINASDNTLNNIKLLNNSNTFTITTGHQLNLFSGPLYFLYKIISTINLAKELKAKYPSENFVPIYWMATEDHDFDEINYFNFKGRKFRWNKESAGPVGRLSTEGLADFFEVYSHELGTGKNADTIKKLFQESYLNHSNLAEATRFLANELFGEYGLVIIDADNQDLKRTFIPYIKEELTQQTAHKKVLETIEKLKEYTAQVNPREINLFYIEDDLRERIIFENGKYLVNNTKIEFSESEIFSLVENHPEKFSPNVIMRPLYQEVILPNLCYIGGGGEIAYWLELKSFFEAVNVSFPILLLRNSVLLATEKQAKKADKLGLTWSNLFLKQETLVNEKTKLLDEFSIDLSIQKDFLKNQFHYLHSLVEKTDKSFLGAVKAQEAKQIKGLENLEKRLLKAQKKKHFDELERITDLQNELFPNKSLQERQTNFSEFYLENGNHLIQKLITQLKPLENQFEVIIF; this is encoded by the coding sequence ATGCCAACCGACTGTATCAGCTACCAAAACTCTGGTTATTTTTCTTCTTTGATGAATGATTATTTAGATCAAAAAGAATCCATACAGTCATTATACCATCGGTTTCCAAATCTTGAAAATTTCGAAGCACAAATAAAGGAAAAGAAAACCAACTATGCCAATGAAAACCGAGCTGTTTTAGTTTCGGTTTTAGAAGTGCAATATTCTAAAATAAACGCTTCAGATAATACCTTAAACAACATTAAACTTTTAAACAATTCAAACACTTTTACGATTACCACAGGACATCAACTGAATTTATTTTCGGGGCCACTGTATTTCTTGTATAAAATCATTTCAACTATCAATCTGGCAAAAGAACTGAAAGCGAAATATCCATCGGAAAACTTTGTGCCTATTTATTGGATGGCGACCGAGGATCACGATTTTGATGAAATAAATTATTTCAATTTCAAAGGACGAAAATTTCGCTGGAACAAGGAAAGCGCTGGCCCAGTTGGACGGTTATCAACTGAAGGATTAGCTGATTTTTTTGAAGTTTACTCACATGAACTCGGAACTGGAAAAAACGCAGATACCATCAAGAAACTTTTTCAGGAATCTTATTTGAATCATTCCAATTTAGCTGAAGCAACACGTTTTTTGGCGAACGAACTTTTTGGTGAATACGGATTAGTCATTATTGATGCGGATAACCAAGATTTGAAAAGAACTTTCATTCCTTATATAAAAGAAGAATTGACGCAACAAACTGCGCATAAAAAAGTCCTTGAAACTATTGAAAAACTAAAAGAATATACCGCCCAAGTCAATCCTAGAGAAATCAACTTATTTTATATTGAAGATGATTTACGAGAACGAATTATTTTTGAAAATGGAAAATACTTGGTAAATAACACCAAAATAGAATTTTCAGAAAGTGAAATATTTTCTTTAGTAGAAAATCATCCGGAGAAATTCAGTCCCAATGTTATTATGCGTCCGTTGTACCAAGAAGTAATTTTACCTAATTTATGCTACATTGGCGGTGGCGGGGAAATTGCTTATTGGTTGGAACTAAAATCTTTTTTTGAAGCTGTAAATGTTAGTTTTCCAATACTACTACTTCGAAATTCAGTGCTGTTGGCAACCGAAAAACAAGCCAAAAAAGCGGACAAACTAGGATTGACTTGGAGTAATTTATTTTTGAAACAAGAAACTTTAGTTAACGAAAAAACAAAATTATTGGATGAATTTTCAATTGATTTATCCATTCAAAAAGATTTTTTAAAAAATCAGTTTCATTATCTGCACAGCTTGGTGGAAAAAACAGATAAATCTTTTCTTGGTGCAGTAAAAGCTCAAGAAGCTAAACAAATAAAAGGTTTAGAAAATTTAGAAAAACGGCTATTAAAAGCGCAAAAAAAGAAGCATTTTGATGAATTAGAGCGAATTACCGATTTGCAAAACGAATTGTTTCCTAATAAAAGTTTACAAGAACGCCAAACCAATTTTTCTGAATTTTATCTCGAAAACGGAAACCATTTGATCCAAAAATTAATCACACAGCTAAAACCTTTAGAAAATCAATTTGAAGTAATTATCTTCTAG
- a CDS encoding MFS transporter — protein sequence MANNSNPDQVNSLNHILFGSLIGTTIEFFDFYIYANAAVLVFPQLFFPSSSPTMATIQSLATFSIAFISRPLGSAFFGHYGDKIGRKFTLVAALLTMGVSTVAIGFLPSYASIGVAAPLLLMLCRFGQGVGLGGEWGGAVLLAIENAPPNKRAWYGMFPQLGAPIGLLLSGGTFLLLTDSMSAAAFMDYGWRIPFIASSLLVLVGFYIRTKISETPSFENSKTAHEEVKIPFLTLIKSYKNQLIFGTLAAVTTFLVFYLMTVFTLSWATSDLGFGKRDALLIQLFSVLFFALFIPVSAVVADKIGRRKMLIIATIAIAIFGFFFSYFLNSGSTVMVTGFICMGMALMGFTYGPLGTFLSELFPTTVRYSGASLTFNMAGILGAAFAPMVAIWLASTYSLTYVGFYLTAAACISLVAFLLISKEEHKF from the coding sequence ATGGCAAATAATTCTAATCCCGATCAAGTAAATTCATTAAATCATATCCTTTTTGGCAGTTTGATAGGGACAACTATTGAGTTTTTTGATTTTTATATTTATGCCAATGCAGCTGTTTTGGTTTTTCCACAATTGTTTTTTCCGAGTTCAAGTCCGACTATGGCAACCATACAATCGTTGGCTACTTTTTCCATAGCCTTTATATCTCGCCCTTTAGGTTCTGCTTTTTTTGGACATTATGGCGATAAAATTGGGCGTAAATTTACTTTAGTCGCTGCCTTATTAACCATGGGAGTTTCTACAGTTGCCATTGGTTTTTTGCCTAGTTATGCCAGTATTGGTGTTGCGGCTCCTTTATTATTGATGTTGTGCCGATTTGGGCAAGGCGTTGGATTAGGAGGCGAATGGGGAGGAGCTGTTTTGTTGGCTATCGAAAATGCACCACCAAACAAACGCGCTTGGTACGGAATGTTTCCGCAATTAGGTGCGCCAATTGGTTTGTTGCTTTCAGGGGGAACTTTCTTGTTGCTGACCGATTCGATGAGCGCAGCAGCTTTTATGGATTACGGTTGGAGAATTCCTTTTATTGCCAGTTCACTTTTGGTTCTAGTTGGTTTTTACATCCGAACTAAAATTTCGGAAACACCTTCTTTTGAAAATTCAAAAACAGCACACGAAGAAGTAAAAATTCCATTTTTGACTTTGATTAAATCCTATAAAAATCAATTGATTTTTGGAACATTAGCTGCCGTTACCACTTTCTTGGTTTTTTATCTAATGACGGTATTTACATTGAGCTGGGCTACTTCTGATTTGGGTTTTGGAAAAAGGGATGCGTTGTTAATTCAGTTGTTTTCGGTATTGTTTTTTGCTTTATTTATACCCGTTTCAGCAGTTGTTGCTGATAAAATTGGACGCCGAAAAATGTTAATTATTGCTACAATTGCCATTGCGATTTTTGGTTTTTTCTTCTCTTATTTTCTAAATTCAGGAAGTACTGTTATGGTTACTGGTTTTATATGTATGGGAATGGCTTTGATGGGATTTACTTATGGACCATTGGGAACATTCTTATCGGAATTATTTCCTACCACAGTTCGTTATTCAGGAGCTTCATTAACCTTTAATATGGCGGGAATTTTGGGTGCGGCTTTTGCTCCAATGGTAGCTATTTGGTTGGCATCAACCTATAGCTTGACTTATGTTGGGTTTTACTTGACGGCTGCAGCTTGTATTTCTTTGGTTGCTTTTTTGTTGATTAGCAAAGAGGAGCATAAGTTTTAG
- a CDS encoding restriction endonuclease subunit S, translated as MENVKWGEYKLGDLFEINPTKYYRLQNEDIISSNGNVPLISNSSTENGVMGFSTLQPLNKGNTLTCSDTTLGADTMFYQQRDFIGYSHIQHLVPKFEPFNKAIATIIISACRVSTAKKYDYGNKFNRVEMNKTKIQLPTKNGKIDFEFINNFITELETERFKNMETYLVATGLKDYTLTLEEQQVLKNFGKEKFEEFNIIDIFDVKNTKNILSRDIVENSGNIPYLCASTENNAISSYIAYDEKYLDKGNCVFIGGKTFVVTYQENNFYSNDSHNLILNLRKEDEKNKLSQLYLATCINKSLGRKYSWGDSISNRKIQTDKVSLPVKNKQPNYALMRTFISAIQKLVIKEVVLYTDRKIADTQIVANPKV; from the coding sequence TTGGAAAATGTTAAGTGGGGCGAATACAAACTAGGCGATTTATTTGAAATAAATCCAACAAAATATTATCGTTTACAGAATGAAGATATAATTTCTTCTAACGGAAATGTTCCATTAATTTCAAATTCATCAACAGAAAATGGCGTTATGGGTTTTTCTACTTTACAGCCACTTAATAAAGGTAATACCTTAACCTGTTCTGATACAACATTAGGCGCAGACACAATGTTTTATCAACAACGCGATTTTATTGGTTATTCACATATTCAACATTTGGTTCCAAAGTTTGAACCTTTTAATAAAGCAATTGCGACAATTATTATTTCTGCTTGTAGAGTATCTACAGCAAAAAAATATGATTATGGCAATAAGTTCAATCGAGTTGAAATGAACAAAACAAAAATTCAACTTCCAACTAAAAACGGTAAAATAGATTTTGAATTTATTAATAACTTTATAACGGAGTTAGAGACTGAACGTTTTAAAAATATGGAAACATATTTAGTAGCAACTGGATTAAAAGATTATACTTTGACACTAGAAGAACAGCAGGTTTTGAAGAATTTTGGTAAAGAGAAATTCGAAGAATTTAATATCATAGACATATTTGATGTTAAAAACACCAAAAACATTTTATCGAGAGATATTGTTGAAAATAGCGGAAACATACCATATTTGTGTGCAAGCACAGAAAACAACGCTATTAGTTCTTACATTGCTTATGATGAAAAATATTTAGATAAGGGGAATTGTGTATTTATAGGTGGGAAAACTTTTGTTGTTACATATCAAGAAAATAATTTTTATTCAAATGACAGTCATAATTTAATTTTAAATTTACGAAAAGAGGATGAAAAAAATAAGTTAAGCCAATTATATCTTGCAACTTGCATTAACAAAAGTTTAGGGCGTAAATATTCTTGGGGAGATAGTATTAGTAATAGAAAAATACAAACTGACAAAGTTTCACTACCAGTGAAAAACAAACAACCAAATTACGCATTAATGAGAACCTTCATTTCCGCAATTCAAAAATTAGTAATAAAAGAGGTCGTTTTGTACACGGATAGAAAAATAGCGGATACCCAAATTGTGGCAAATCCAAAAGTGTAG